The window TGGACTTTCTCTTCCGCCGCATCCGCGACTTCCGGGACGGAGGCCCGCCCCGCGACGACGTGACGCTCCTCGCCGTCCGCGCGCAGTGAGGGCCTTCATCGAAAGCCCCTGATGGGAGGGAAGCCATGCCAGGCGCCGCGAAACGCCTCCAGCACGTGGGACTCCAGGTCAAGGACATGGAAGCCTCCGTCCGTTTCTACCGTGAGGTCGTGGGGCTCAAGCTCACCTCGATGCGCCCTTCTCCCCCCGCCCCCCGGGCCATATGCTTCCTGCGGGGCGCCGACATGCACCACGACGTGGTCCTCTTCGCCCAGCCCGCGGACGGCGATCCGGATGCCGCCGGTCCGGCCGATTCCCACTTCCGCAAGGACGTGGGCATCAACCACCTGGCCTTTGAACTGGGCTCCCGGGAGGACTGGCTCGAGGAGCTGGCGCGCATCCGCCGGGCCGGGGCGAAGATCGTCTTCGGCCCGGCGGTCCACGGCGCCGAGGGAGGGGACGAGAATCCCTTCGTGGGGGGAAGCGGGAGCCACTCCTTTTACATCCTCGATCCCGACGGCAACCGGGTGGAGTTCTTCTGCTGGATGATGCGGGTCAGCCGGCCCGGCTTCGCGGCGCAGGAGTTCGAGTCGTAGGGCGGGCAGCCGGGGCGGGCGGCTCCTCCGAAGAAGGATTTGTCGCCGGAATTCCCCGTAATTTCCCGGAAATTCCCGGAATTCGCCGGGAGCCCCACCGGCCCTCTCACCACCCTCGCGCGGCCTTGAAGTCCGCCGCCTCCTGCCGGTAGGCGAGCACCTGGGCGTCCTTCGTCCTCGCCTGGGCGATGGCTTGGTCCGCCCACGTGATATCGGCCTGGGTGTAGCTCGCGGGATCGCGCTTGACGTCCTGGGCGCGGGCCACGTCCTGGAGCGCCCGCAGCACGTGCCGCTCCTGCATCCGCGCGTCCTCGGCCCACTGCGGCGCCAGGTAGGCCAGGATGCGCTTCGAGGTCACCCGGTCCACGTCCTGCGCCGACAGCACCGACTCCCCGGCGAAGGTGGGCGGCACCGGATTGTGCGCCGCGACGACCGCCATCACCGCCGCCTCCGCCGCCTCGTCGTGAAGGAGAAGCTGCGGCTGCTCCCCTCCCCCTTCCAGCACCGCAGACCGGAGGCTCGCCTTCCCGCCCAGGCCCGCCGCCTCAAGCTCCCGGAAGAAGTGCGGCCCCGGCATCGCGCTCAGATTGATGATTTTCATTTCATATCCCCCCCATCGCCCATCCATTGGGTCCCCGAATCGACGAGTCGATTCGGGATGGGCTCCCTTATCCCCAAAAGACAATTTCGTGCCGGACCTGGCCCACGGTCGCCAAACCGCTCCCGGTGGTCTTCCGGATGAACAAGAAGGAATCCTGGACTCCGTTGGCGGCGGCGGCCTCCAGACGCTCCAGGCCGAACCCCGCCGGGTTCCCTCCCGCCGGGCTGTTGAAAAGCGAGTTCGGAAAGGTGGAAGCGCCGGTGCCGGCAATCGTGGGGTCCTTGCTGAGGGTCACATTTGAGGTGTGGCCCGCGGTGTCGTTGTATTGAAATCCCGACGCCCTGTGCTCAAAAGCATCGCCGGCGAACGCCAGCACCTGGAGGTTGTTGAGGCTGGTCCAGACCGCGTTTGGCGTGCTCGCGATGGAGATGTCGCTCGCGGCCGCCCGCTTGACCCGGTTCCAGAACGAAATCACGAACCTTTGCGCGGCCGTGTCCACGAACTGGACCGAGGCATCCGTCCGCGCCATCCCCACCAGCGTCCGCGTCACGTCGCCCGTCTTGATGGGCAGCTTGTTCGTCGTCAGGTCGGGCGCGGCCGCCGAAAGCTCAAGCGCCACCACCCCCGAATTATCGTAGGCATAAGCGTAGTAGGCCGTATTCGCGGCCAACCCAGCGTTCGAGATGGTCTTGGCCGCCCCGAGCGGCAGGAAATACGGGTCGCCGGAG is drawn from Candidatus Tectomicrobia bacterium and contains these coding sequences:
- a CDS encoding VOC family protein, whose translation is MPGAAKRLQHVGLQVKDMEASVRFYREVVGLKLTSMRPSPPAPRAICFLRGADMHHDVVLFAQPADGDPDAAGPADSHFRKDVGINHLAFELGSREDWLEELARIRRAGAKIVFGPAVHGAEGGDENPFVGGSGSHSFYILDPDGNRVEFFCWMMRVSRPGFAAQEFES